A genomic window from Gossypium hirsutum isolate 1008001.06 chromosome D10, Gossypium_hirsutum_v2.1, whole genome shotgun sequence includes:
- the LOC107914835 gene encoding transcriptional corepressor LEUNIG_HOMOLOG isoform X2: protein MAQSNWEADKMLDVYIYDYLVKKKLHVTAKSFMTEGKVAPDPVAIDAPGGFLFEWWSVFWDIFISRTNDKHSEAAAAYIEAQQIKAKEQQQLQMQQLQLMRQAQMQRRDPNHPSLGGPVNATGSEGMLGQSNASALAAKMYEERMKHPNAINSETSQPLLDARMALLKSATNHPGQLVQGNQGSVTAALQQIQDIKGDVNLGGPQRAMPMDPSSIYGQGIMQSKPGIGNTGLNPGVGSLPLKGWRLTGIDQIRPNLGAQVQKPFIQNANQFQLLPQQQQQQVLAQVQTQGNMGSSPMYGDMDPKRFSGLSRGTLNAKEGQPIVNDGSIGSPMQSTSSKMNMPPIRQSSSQQDPLQSQHVQQNNRKRKGASSSGAANSTGTGNTVGPSNSQPSTPSTHTPGDAVAAVSNMKHGSSMAKNLMMYGSDGTGGIASSTNQLDDMEHFGDVGSLDDNVESFLSHDDGDGGNLFGTLKRNPSEHATETSKGFGFNEVGSIRKSNGKVTCCHFSSDGKLLASAGHDKKAVLWNMETLETECTPEEHTHIITDIRFRPNSTQLATSSFDTTVRVWDAAQPSYCMWKYTGHTAQVMSLDFHPKKNDLFCSCDGNSEIRFWNINQYSCTRISKGGCSNVRFQPRIGQFLAAAAETVVSIVDVETDRRTQLLQGHNTEVHSICWDTNGDFLASVSQDSVRVWSLASGECIHELNSSGNKFHSCVFHPSFPALLVVGGYQSLELWNTAENKCMTIPAHDCVISALTQSQVTGMVASASYDKSVKIWK, encoded by the exons ATGGCGCAGAGTAATTGGGAAGCAGATAAGAT GcttgatgtttatatatatgattatttggTAAAGAAAAAACTGCATGTCACTGCAAAGTCCTTCATGACAGAAGGGAAAGTCGCCCCGGATCCAGTAG CGATTGATGCTCCCGGTGGGTTTCTTTTTGAGTGGTGGTCTGTCTTTTGGGACATATTTATATCGAGAACAAATGACAAGCATTCAGAGGCTGCTGCAGCATACATAGAG GCACAACAAATCAAGGCAAAGGAGCAACAGCAGTTGCAGATGCAGCAGTTGCAACTGATGCGTCAAGCTCAGATGCAACGCAGGGATCCTAATCATCCTTCTTTAGGTGGTCCTGTAAATGCAACTGGCTCTGAAGGAATGCTAGGGCAGTCAAATGCAAGTGCATTGGCAGCAAAAATGTATGAAGAGCGCATGAAACACCCAAATGCAATAAATTCAGAGACATCCCAGCCACTTCTTGATGCTAGGATGGCCCTCTTAAAATCAGCTACAAATCATCCTGG TCAGTTGGTTCAAGGAAATCAAGGAAGTGTAACTGCAGCATTGCAACAAATTCAG GACATTAAGGGTGATGTGAATTTGGGCGGTCCACAGAGAGCCATGCCCATGGATCCCTCCTCAATTTATGGACAGGGAATCATGCAGTCAAAACCTGGAATAGGAAATACAG GTTTGAACCCTGGAGTTGGTAGCCTTCCGTTGAAGGGTTGGCGATTAACC GGCATTGATCAAATTCGGCCAAATTTAGGTGCTCAAGTGCAAAAGCCATTCATACAGAATGCAAACCAGTTTCAGCTTTTGCCACAGCAGCAACAACAACAGGTCTTAGCGCAGGTCCAGACACAAGGAAATATGGGTAGTTCCCCTATGTATGGAGATATGGATCCTAAAAGATTTTCAGGACTATCTCGAGGCACCTTAAATGCAAAAGAAGGCCAGCCAATTGTCAATGATGGATCTATAGGTTCTCCAATGCAATCAACTTCATCAAAA ATGAACATGCCACCAATAAGACAATCTTCCTCTCAACAAGACCCATTGCAGTCACAACATGTGCAACAG AATAACCGGAAAAGAAAAGGGGCTTCATCTTCTGGTGCCGCTAATAGCACCGGTACTGGAAACACTGTGGGTCCTTCTAACTCTCAGCCATCAACCCCATCAACCCATACACCTGGTGATGCAGTAGCTGCAGTTAGCAATATGAAGCACGGTAGTAGCATGGCCaaaaatttgatgatgtatggatCTGATGGAACGGGTGGTATTGCATCATCAACCAACCAGCTG GATGACATGGAACATTTTGGAGATGTTGGCTCCTTGGACGACAATGTGGAGTCTTTTCTCTCACATGATGATGGAGATGGGGGGAATTTGTTTGGCACCCTAAAACGAAATCCTTCTGAACATGCTACTGAGACTTCAAAGG GTTTTGGCTTCAATGAAGTTGGTTCAATACGTAAAAGCAATGGCAAAGTCACCTGTTGTCATTTCTCTTCTGATGGAAAGCTATTGGCCAGTGCTGGGCATGACAAGAAG GCTGTTCTTTGGAACATGGAAACTCTGGAAACTGAATGCACACCTGAGGAACACACTCATATTATAACTGATATTCGCTTCAGACCAAATTCCACTCAGCTGGCAACATCTTCTTTTGATACAACAGTGCGAGTTTGGGATGCTGCACAA CCAAGTTATTGCATGTGGAAATATACAGGGCATACGGCACAAGTTATGTCCCTTGATTTTCACCCTAAGAAGAATGATCTTTTCTGCTCTTGTGATGGTAACAGTGAGATTCGCTTTTGGAACATCAATCAGTATTCTTGCACTCGTATCTCCAAG GGAGGCTGCAGTAATGTCAGATTTCAACCAAGAATAGGACAATTTCTAGCTGCGGCAGCGGAGACTGTTGTGTCTATTGTGGATGTTGAGACTGACAGAAGAACACAGTTATTGCAG GGGCACAATACAGAGGTTCACTCTATTTGTTGGGACACAAATGGAGACTTTTTAGCATCTGTCAGTCAGGATTCTGTTAGAGTGTGGTCGCTGGCCTCTGGAGAGTGCATTCATGAGCTCAATTCTAGTGGGAACAAGTTTCATTCTTGTGTTTTTCATCCTAGCTTTCCTGCTCTCTTGGTTGTTGGTGGTTATCAG TCACTGGAGCTTTGGAACACAGCTGAGAACAAGTGTATGACAATTCCGGCCCATGACTGTGTTATATCAGCCCTGACACAGTCTCAAGTTACAGGGATGGTTGCCTCTGCCAGTTACGACAAATCCGTCAAAATATGGAAATAA
- the LOC107914835 gene encoding transcriptional corepressor LEUNIG_HOMOLOG isoform X1 yields MAQSNWEADKMLDVYIYDYLVKKKLHVTAKSFMTEGKVAPDPVAIDAPGGFLFEWWSVFWDIFISRTNDKHSEAAAAYIEAQQIKAKEQQQLQMQQLQLMRQAQMQRRDPNHPSLGGPVNATGSEGMLGQSNASALAAKMYEERMKHPNAINSETSQPLLDARMALLKSATNHPGQLVQGNQGSVTAALQQIQDIKGDVNLGGPQRAMPMDPSSIYGQGIMQSKPGIGNTGLNPGVGSLPLKGWRLTGIDQIRPNLGAQVQKPFIQNANQFQLLPQQQQQQVLAQVQTQGNMGSSPMYGDMDPKRFSGLSRGTLNAKEGQPIVNDGSIGSPMQSTSSKQMNMPPIRQSSSQQDPLQSQHVQQNNRKRKGASSSGAANSTGTGNTVGPSNSQPSTPSTHTPGDAVAAVSNMKHGSSMAKNLMMYGSDGTGGIASSTNQLDDMEHFGDVGSLDDNVESFLSHDDGDGGNLFGTLKRNPSEHATETSKGFGFNEVGSIRKSNGKVTCCHFSSDGKLLASAGHDKKAVLWNMETLETECTPEEHTHIITDIRFRPNSTQLATSSFDTTVRVWDAAQPSYCMWKYTGHTAQVMSLDFHPKKNDLFCSCDGNSEIRFWNINQYSCTRISKGGCSNVRFQPRIGQFLAAAAETVVSIVDVETDRRTQLLQGHNTEVHSICWDTNGDFLASVSQDSVRVWSLASGECIHELNSSGNKFHSCVFHPSFPALLVVGGYQSLELWNTAENKCMTIPAHDCVISALTQSQVTGMVASASYDKSVKIWK; encoded by the exons ATGGCGCAGAGTAATTGGGAAGCAGATAAGAT GcttgatgtttatatatatgattatttggTAAAGAAAAAACTGCATGTCACTGCAAAGTCCTTCATGACAGAAGGGAAAGTCGCCCCGGATCCAGTAG CGATTGATGCTCCCGGTGGGTTTCTTTTTGAGTGGTGGTCTGTCTTTTGGGACATATTTATATCGAGAACAAATGACAAGCATTCAGAGGCTGCTGCAGCATACATAGAG GCACAACAAATCAAGGCAAAGGAGCAACAGCAGTTGCAGATGCAGCAGTTGCAACTGATGCGTCAAGCTCAGATGCAACGCAGGGATCCTAATCATCCTTCTTTAGGTGGTCCTGTAAATGCAACTGGCTCTGAAGGAATGCTAGGGCAGTCAAATGCAAGTGCATTGGCAGCAAAAATGTATGAAGAGCGCATGAAACACCCAAATGCAATAAATTCAGAGACATCCCAGCCACTTCTTGATGCTAGGATGGCCCTCTTAAAATCAGCTACAAATCATCCTGG TCAGTTGGTTCAAGGAAATCAAGGAAGTGTAACTGCAGCATTGCAACAAATTCAG GACATTAAGGGTGATGTGAATTTGGGCGGTCCACAGAGAGCCATGCCCATGGATCCCTCCTCAATTTATGGACAGGGAATCATGCAGTCAAAACCTGGAATAGGAAATACAG GTTTGAACCCTGGAGTTGGTAGCCTTCCGTTGAAGGGTTGGCGATTAACC GGCATTGATCAAATTCGGCCAAATTTAGGTGCTCAAGTGCAAAAGCCATTCATACAGAATGCAAACCAGTTTCAGCTTTTGCCACAGCAGCAACAACAACAGGTCTTAGCGCAGGTCCAGACACAAGGAAATATGGGTAGTTCCCCTATGTATGGAGATATGGATCCTAAAAGATTTTCAGGACTATCTCGAGGCACCTTAAATGCAAAAGAAGGCCAGCCAATTGTCAATGATGGATCTATAGGTTCTCCAATGCAATCAACTTCATCAAAA CAGATGAACATGCCACCAATAAGACAATCTTCCTCTCAACAAGACCCATTGCAGTCACAACATGTGCAACAG AATAACCGGAAAAGAAAAGGGGCTTCATCTTCTGGTGCCGCTAATAGCACCGGTACTGGAAACACTGTGGGTCCTTCTAACTCTCAGCCATCAACCCCATCAACCCATACACCTGGTGATGCAGTAGCTGCAGTTAGCAATATGAAGCACGGTAGTAGCATGGCCaaaaatttgatgatgtatggatCTGATGGAACGGGTGGTATTGCATCATCAACCAACCAGCTG GATGACATGGAACATTTTGGAGATGTTGGCTCCTTGGACGACAATGTGGAGTCTTTTCTCTCACATGATGATGGAGATGGGGGGAATTTGTTTGGCACCCTAAAACGAAATCCTTCTGAACATGCTACTGAGACTTCAAAGG GTTTTGGCTTCAATGAAGTTGGTTCAATACGTAAAAGCAATGGCAAAGTCACCTGTTGTCATTTCTCTTCTGATGGAAAGCTATTGGCCAGTGCTGGGCATGACAAGAAG GCTGTTCTTTGGAACATGGAAACTCTGGAAACTGAATGCACACCTGAGGAACACACTCATATTATAACTGATATTCGCTTCAGACCAAATTCCACTCAGCTGGCAACATCTTCTTTTGATACAACAGTGCGAGTTTGGGATGCTGCACAA CCAAGTTATTGCATGTGGAAATATACAGGGCATACGGCACAAGTTATGTCCCTTGATTTTCACCCTAAGAAGAATGATCTTTTCTGCTCTTGTGATGGTAACAGTGAGATTCGCTTTTGGAACATCAATCAGTATTCTTGCACTCGTATCTCCAAG GGAGGCTGCAGTAATGTCAGATTTCAACCAAGAATAGGACAATTTCTAGCTGCGGCAGCGGAGACTGTTGTGTCTATTGTGGATGTTGAGACTGACAGAAGAACACAGTTATTGCAG GGGCACAATACAGAGGTTCACTCTATTTGTTGGGACACAAATGGAGACTTTTTAGCATCTGTCAGTCAGGATTCTGTTAGAGTGTGGTCGCTGGCCTCTGGAGAGTGCATTCATGAGCTCAATTCTAGTGGGAACAAGTTTCATTCTTGTGTTTTTCATCCTAGCTTTCCTGCTCTCTTGGTTGTTGGTGGTTATCAG TCACTGGAGCTTTGGAACACAGCTGAGAACAAGTGTATGACAATTCCGGCCCATGACTGTGTTATATCAGCCCTGACACAGTCTCAAGTTACAGGGATGGTTGCCTCTGCCAGTTACGACAAATCCGTCAAAATATGGAAATAA